CCCTGGCAATTCCCAGACGAATTCCGGTTGGATGGACTTTCTGACCCATGATTAATCCTCTGCCACGACAATCGTGATGTGACTGGTTCGCTTGAGAATGCGCGAGAAACGACCCTTGGCGCGCGGCATGCCTCGCTTGAAGGTCGGGCCTTCATCGACATAGATCGTGCGCACCTTCAGCTCATCGACATCAGCGCCACTGTTGTGCTCGGCATTGGCAATGGCCGACATCAGTACCTTGCGCACGATATGTGCGGCCTTCTTGTTGCTGAACGTCAGCACTTCCTCGGCCCGCTCGACCGGCAGCCCGCGAATCTGATCAGCCACCAACCGCGCCTTCTGCGGCGAAATCCGTGCTCCCTTGAGCCTCGCTGTCGTTTCCATCACGGTATCAACCTTTCGTTACTTGGTTCGGCGGTCACCACTGTGACCCTTGAACGTCCGTGTCGGCGCAAATTCACCGAGCTTGTGACCAACCATATTCTCGTTGATCAGTATCGGCACATGCTGCCGGCCGTTATGCACGGCAATGGTCAGACCGACCATATCCGGCAGAATCATCGAGCGACGCGACCAGGTCTTGATCGGGCGTCGGCTGTTGGCTTCGATGGCCGCCTGCACCTTGGCGTGCAGATGATGATCGACAAACGGCCCTTTCTTGATCGAACGTGGCATGACTGATGTCCTGTTACTTGCGCTTGCGTGGACGCGAAATGTACTTGCTGGTGCGCTTGTTGACCCGGGTGCGCTTGCCCTTGGTCGGCTGCCCCCAAGGCGTAACCGGGTGCCGGCCGCCGGAGGTCCGGCCTTCACCACCACCGTGTGGATGGTCAACCG
This DNA window, taken from Pseudomonadota bacterium, encodes the following:
- the rplV gene encoding 50S ribosomal protein L22, which translates into the protein METTARLKGARISPQKARLVADQIRGLPVERAEEVLTFSNKKAAHIVRKVLMSAIANAEHNSGADVDELKVRTIYVDEGPTFKRGMPRAKGRFSRILKRTSHITIVVAED
- the rpsS gene encoding 30S ribosomal protein S19, encoding MPRSIKKGPFVDHHLHAKVQAAIEANSRRPIKTWSRRSMILPDMVGLTIAVHNGRQHVPILINENMVGHKLGEFAPTRTFKGHSGDRRTK